DNA from Symphalangus syndactylus isolate Jambi chromosome 22, NHGRI_mSymSyn1-v2.1_pri, whole genome shotgun sequence:
cccaggctcacgtgatcctcccacctcagccacccaagtagctgtgactgtcaggtgtgtgccaccacacccagctgaatttgtattttttgtagagacgaggtttcgccaccagactagtcttgaactcctgggctccagtgatccacctaccttggcctcccaaagtgctgggatcacacgtgagcaaccgtgcccagcctcattcttAACAGTAAAACCAACTTCATCAAATTGAGAAACCAAAGAAAATCCCCTAAACTACTATGCTAGGTGctccaaagtttttatttttccaaccaACTTTCAAATGGCAAGAGTAATTTGATTATTTACCTAAGTTATTATTTACACCTCCCCATTACAAAACATGGTATGCCTCCTTGTACAGAGTGTGTTAGGTTTATGACCTAAAAGAGGTGGCTAAAAGGTTTGCTTTTATGCCACATATACACTGCTTTTGAAAAAGTTTAAGcacaagcaaaataaaaaccaaccaGGCAATCGTTTTCCATGTTTGCTTATGATATATACTTCACTGggtattttttctctattctagACTCATACCCAACAAATACTGTTtcacatattattttcaaaaacagacTAGTtccaagaaagaaggaaaactgcACTATGCATCAGAGAATGCACAAGCAGCAGGTAACGGTGCCCTTCTAGATATTCTTCTAAAGAGGAAATCTGCTCGATCCACCCTACCTCTAACGTCCCCAGCAGAAGAACTTATAGGCtactgagttctttttttttctggagatggagtctcgctctgtcaccaaactggagtgcagtggtgcgatcttggctcactgcaacctctgcctcctgggttcaagcgattctcctgcctcagcctcctgagtagctgggtctacaagcatgcaccaccacgcccagctaatttttgtatttttagtagagacggggtttcaccatgctggccaggatggtctcaatctcttgaccttgtgatccgcccgccttggcctcccaaaatgctgggattttaggagtaagccaccacgcctggccgactaCTGAGTTCTTTAAAAAACAGTAGGGACTATGTTTACACACTTTGCCATGTATAACATGGTTTAATGATTTGTGATCCAAAGTTCGGTACCTACTGAATTCTACAATATGGTCAGGTTGATTGGTGGTATTTTGCTACAATTGCCACTGTAGTTCAAGGGGCCAAGAAGCAAAACTATTCATTGAAAAGAGGTGTTTGAAATATCAGGCGAGTAAGTGAACGATTTaccctttttcttttcccagcTCCTAGACCTTTTTGGAAGTTTACCCTTGGTTCTATAGGAATTTGACAGGTATTAAGAGGCGGAAAGGCCCTCATTCTTAGTTGCAGTTGGGCTGAAAGATGACAGACTTCACTTTCTTGCCCTTTAACTGGCACCACTGTGAATGATACTTGTCATTAAAATCCCATTCATCCAACTCACCTTGTTCCTTAGCAACCTCAGGTAAATATGTGGCTGTGCGTTTGACACCTTTTTCATTAATGAATTCAATTCGAATCCCATGGACCCCTACCTATAGAAAAAAGTACAACCAAGTAAATGGCATTTACTTACTCTAATGGAACTTCAGTCCCCACATATAAATCAACATTGTTCCCTGACCAGCTTAACACAGGCCTAGAAAAGGGAGACCTTCTTGCATTTCATGACTAACTCTATCTCAGGAGGTATAGAGGCCAAAGAAAGTTCTGCTTTTAGGGAAGGGTCGAGAGTATGTGTAGCCAACTCTGAGAATACGAAGGTAGGAGAAATGAATTCTTTAAGTAACTCATTCAGGAATTGTGAATATGTTCCTTGACCCTATCCCATTAAATAAGCATGCCACAAGGTTTTTATCTGGGGTCATGATCCTTCACATCTGATTCCCAATAAAAACTtttacttggccaggcacagtggctcatgcctgtaatcccaacaatttgggaggccaaggccggtggattaccagaggtcaggagtttgagaccaggctggccaacatggtgaaatcccgtctctactaaaaaaataaaaatggctgggcatggtggctcacgcctgtaatcccagcattttgggaggccaaggcaggtggatcacgaggtcaagagattgagaccatcctggctaacacggtgaaaccccatctctactaaaaatacaaaagttagctgggtgtggtggcacgcgactgtagtcccagctactcaggaggctgaggcagaagaatcacttgaacccaggaggtggaggctgcagtgagctgagattgtgccactgcactccagcctgggtaacaaaaacgaaactccgtctcaaaaaaaaaaaaaacaaacaagcaaacaaaaacttttaCTCCAGGGCTTGCCAAGAAGGatctagaatattttcttttacccCATTATTTCTTATTAGACATGGGAGAAGGATGTAAACCAAGCAGACTAGGGAGAATGAGGAGAAGCAAGCCTTTCCACTGACACTTCCGCCTACTCCTGGTATAGCAGCACCTCTTCTGTCACCTATGTTGCCCACAATTGGTTCCAAACTCAGTCTTCACATTCTTATACCCTCTCTCTCAATGAAGGAGATACATTGCCATGTACTAACCCGAACCCAAATGCAACGAGAGATGCAGAGTTCCAAATGCGGCTGTTCTCACCTCCCAGTCCAGGTAATCACTGGCATCCTCAAAGTTAGTAAGGAGGGAGACAGAGCAGAAAAGTTTAGGCAGCTCCTCTCGGGTCAGGGGGGGAAATCGGCTGTCCTTAAGTGCACTGGAGGGGGACAGAAAACATAGGTAAGGCTGCTCTGGAGTCAGGAGCCAATATCAGGTGCCATAGAGCCCACATATTTATGAATCTTGAGCTATGCAGAGAGTCGCTACTGTTCGTCAACACTAACATGTTAAAAACAACTCGATGCTATTAACTGTCTGTACTTGAACTGATAACTGACTCACCAGATTAAGCCCCTTACATTTCCTGATTACCAAAAAGAGAAAGCTCAACATACAtcacttagaagaaataaagtcagGCAGCTATTTCTGATTCTAGCCAATTTATCTACAGTTCTTAATGTCTGGTGTCATTACCTGGTTAACGTGTATTCCCTGAGTCCTGAATGAAGATTCATGGCTGAGAAGGTCCCAATGCAGCCACGAAGCCGCTTGTCCCGCCCTGTCTTCCACGTCACAAAGAGCGGactaaaaaaagcaaaacacaaaacattcTCCAGCCCCAAATTAATCATGGATAAGAACAAAACCTTTTGGCTTTGTCCCTATTCATTTGTTATTGCCAAAAATCCCTGTTTTTGGACTTGCCAGCTACCCAAAGGACTCTCTGCCTTTCTGAAAATGGCACAGCCCCTGGCTGGAAATAGGAAACCTACAAGGCAGCATGAGGAAAGGCTCCGTGTAGTGGTTCCCATGTTCCATGCTGACAGCCTTACTTCACTTTGCCGCCAAATTTACATGCTactttcctcttcctctgcccAAGACTCAACTTTTCCCTCGAATTCTCCAGTTTCCTCTTCCCTAAGTCTATTTATCCAGGTAGCCATGCTCCCCAGCTCTGTCTTTCATGATGACACACCTCACCTGCACAGCCCCCTGTTCATCTGCAAACCCATGTTGCTTCCATGATCATGTCTGCCCCTGACAACTACAAATATTTCCACTcacaaattttcagaaaaaaaagttccctcaaaaaacattttttaatttttaaaaaaagattttaaaaggccgggtgcagtggctcatgcctgtaatcccagcactttgggaggccgaggtgggcagatcacttgaggtcaggagttctagaccagcctggtcaacagggcgaaaccccacctctactaaaaatataaaaattggctgggcgtggtggcaggctcctgcaatctcagctactcgggaggctgaggtgggagaatcacttgatcctgaaaggcagagaggttgcagtgaaccgagattgtgccactgcactccagcctcgacaagagtgagactctgtctcaaaaagaaaaaaaaaaaagattaaaaaaaaaatagagatgaggggtctcactatattgcccaggctaatcttgaactccagggctcaagcgatcctcccacctcagcctcccgaagtgctgagattacagattacaggcatgagccaccgtacccagccaaggAACCTTTTTATTAGCAGAGTTGCCATTTTCTGTTTCTAGGCCAAAGTCACACTTCATTAAGGCTATATCGGATTGACAGTGACAGACTTTTTAGCAAGAGGTTTCAAGGCCTGTTCCCTCTTCCTGAAATCCCTCCACACTCTAATGTCCTTACCTCTTAGATTGAGTTAATCATTTCTAGAGGCAACTTAAGTTTTCAAAGTTATCTGCTTTGATCACTGTCACAAAGGGCCCCACAGCAGCTCTCCCATCTAGCCATCTTTTCCTCCCAATAAAGCACCTGCACAGCACCAGCTAAAGCTGCATCCCCAAAGCCTACTGAAAAAATCCTTCAAGACAAGGCCTCCATTGCCTGCAGGATGGAAATGCAAAGCCCTGAATGCAACAGTCTAACCCTTCCCTAAACACCCACGTCACCACCTGTTCTTCCATGGGGCAGCCCAGATCTCACTCAGGCTTGCGACCTCCACCTGCTCAGTCAGGTGTTTCTAACCATGCTACCTCAGGTGACAGTTCCCAGAAAACGGAGCACACTTCCCTCCACACTTCCTCTCCTCTGACACACTCACAGAGAACAACTTCCCCTtcgctctgtgtgtgtgtgatttgccAACCTGACAGGTCTCCCAACGGAAGAGTCTCCTTTTCTTCACACCCTCTCCATGCCCCAGCCAAGATTTTGCAGTCTCCGTATGGCAACCCACAATTGAGGAATGAATCTCATATCAATGAACACTCCAAAAGCATacccccaaaacaaaaataaaaaaacagcaatGCTCTTCAAAGCCAGCTCAGAGCGGCTTCCAattctgaggaagaagaaaatgctaGCATGGATTTCTTCAGTTTACTTTATACATATTGCTTATTTAAGTCACTGAGACCAGTAGAGGGCTTGGGACAAGCAACAAAGAATCTTGAACTAAAAATACTGAAGCAGATTCTGACTGTCTTGATGGGATGTGAGTGGCCCTACAGGTTTACCAAGGGATTTGTCATGAACAAGGTGAGGGGACCCCTGTTAAGCAAATCACAGATCCCAACGAATGAGAGCTCCTagtctccagcctgggcctcagaCTTCCAACTCACCTGGACTTCAACACTGTGGGGGTCCCCAATGGTATGGCGTGACTTCCCCACTTGAGAGGTTAAATGACCTACCCACTGCCATGTGAACCAACAGAAGAGCCAAGAATGAACTCACTTGATTTCCAGAACATTAACAACAAGCCTACAGCCTCCTCCAAATGTGAACTGCTCCCTTCCATTACTGAATCCactgaatgttttaaatattgtctGGACATTTCTAATCATTCTCTTCCCATTACCCTTTCCTCAAATGATAATAAAGATTTCCAGGCCGCAGACCCTCTCAAGAGAATCATCCCAGAAAGATGTCACCATGCCTTCCTCAGTGCCCCCAGCATGTGCTTTACTCACTAGGGGTCATTGGTGAATCTAGGAAGTCGTGGCTGTGGGAAGCCATAGAGGTGACAGTAGAGTACGTCGAAGCAGTAGCAGCACATCTCTGCAGTCACCACCAGATTCTTAGTGGTGTTGGCAGTTCCATTAGGCCGGGGAAGAGGGCTCAGCGCTCCCGATGCGGGATTCATTCGTGTGATGGGAGAGTTTCCAGGTCCCAGAGTTAAGTCTGACACATTCTCCCGTCCACTGCTGCTGTCCACATGCTGGTGGTTTTGAAGAGGTCCTGAACTAGAGCCGGGGACAGTTGTGGACTGATTCCCGTGACTGTGCGTTCCACTTCCAGATAATTTGGGCTTCTTGACCCCACAACAGCCTGCTGCCAACTTGGGCTCGAGTGGAGGAACACAACGTCTTTTTCCCATCCTGATTCAGTGCTCGAGGTCTGGAATGCTGCAGAACCCTAACCAAAATGAGAAGTTAAGCGTTAATTTGAATGGTTTgttaaaaggagaggaaaaaacatCAAAGAGAGACAGTCTGCATGGACCAGCTAAGAGCTGTCAAATTCTTTCTCCCATTCAACCTCCAGGTCACAGACCAGGAGAAGAAACCCCTAACCTTTTCCTAAAAgagaactaatttttattttccataaaatttCCAGATGACTACCACGGATGGAGGCAGGCACCAAGCAGCACCCTGTTCCCCAAGAGTCCCCAGGGCAGAAGACAGGGCGGGGCAGCAGCCAGCGTGAAGCTGGCTGAGGACATTTCCAGACTGCCTGGAGGGCTGCGCACGACCTGTCAGACTCATCATCATGATGTCTCTACCTTTTTTAGAGGCTCCAAATTGAACCATCCTATTTTTAAAGAACTCCAGAGGAACTTTCATGATTTTCCTTGTTAACCACATCCTTCTGTATTTTCCTCATCACCAACTACAATCGATCTTCGTACTTTCAGCCCCAAACCACAGCAAGGATGAAAAGCAGTTGGCTGTCACTCTGAAGAGGGCACGTCTTCTAACACAAGGCTCCCACCTTTCTGTCTTTGcagctctcctcctccagccccctCATTCTCTTTGGTTCCCCTCTGAACTCACTCCAATTTCTATACATCTCCCTATCCTTTCAAGACCCCATTCAAAAAACCTGCAACCTAGCAGAAACCTTTATTCACATGAATGACCCAGGCTTCACAGCCCTTTTGTGAGGTGGCAGTTTCTGCCCTGTCACAGCCAGCCAGACAGATACAAAGCCACACAGCTTAACAAAATGTGGTGTCACATGGGCTGGGGAGCCACAGCCTCCTCCCAGCTGATGATGTGAAGGgaaagaagggattttttttttaattgtttttttctttaaaagcccGCAGTAAAAATGTATAGCCATAACACAACTAAGGTCCTCTCTGTTGTCTGAAAAGTGTCACTCCTCAACAGAATCAGGAAAACAGAGCCTAGTTATTTCAATGTTGACAATATTGAAATTTCTAAGTACAGAAAACTAAG
Protein-coding regions in this window:
- the AMMECR1L gene encoding AMMECR1-like protein isoform X4, which gives rise to MGKRRCVPPLEPKLAAGCCGVKKPKLSGSGTHSHGNQSTTVPGSSSGPLQNHQHVDSSSGRENVSDLTLGPGNSPITRMNPASGALSPLPRPNGTANTTKNLVVTAEMCCYCFDVLYCHLYGFPQPRLPRFTNDPYALKDSRFPPLTREELPKLFCSVSLLTNFEDASDYLDWEVGVHGIRIEFINEKGVKRTATYLPEVAKEQDWDQIQTIDSLLRKGGFKAPITSEFRKTIKLTRYRSEKVTISYAEYIASRQHCFQNGTLHAPPLYNHYS
- the AMMECR1L gene encoding AMMECR1-like protein isoform X3; this encodes MGKRRCVPPLEPKLAAGCCGVKKPKLSGSGTHSHGNQSTTVPGSSSGPLQNHQHVDSSSGRENVSDLTLGPGNSPITRMNPASGALSPLPRPNGTANTTKNLVVTAEMCCYCFDVLYCHLYGFPQPRLPRFTNDPYPLFVTWKTGRDKRLRGCIGTFSAMNLHSGLREYTLTSALKDSRFPPLTREELPKLFCSVSLLTNFEDASDYLDWEVGVHGIRIEFINEKGVKRTATYLPEVAKEQDWDQIQTIDSLLRKGGFKAPITSEFRKTIKLTRYRSEKVTISYAEYIASRQHCFQNGTLHAPPLYNHYS
- the AMMECR1L gene encoding AMMECR1-like protein isoform X1, whose protein sequence is MGKRRCVPPLEPKLAAGCCGVKKPKLSGSGTHSHGNQSTTVPGSSSGPLQNHQHVDSSSGRENVSDLTLGPGNSPITRMNPASGALSPLPRPNGTANTTKNLVVTAEMCCYCFDVLYCHLYGFPQPRLPRFTNDPYPLFVTWKTGRDKRLRGCIGTFSAMNLHSGLREYTLTSALKDSRFPPLTREELPKLFCSVSLLTNFEDASDYLDWEVGVHGIRIEFINEKGVKRTATYLPEVAKEQDNYTGVTSDRKDAGAGSLGTAIMACVGLSSHVSESPQDWQTDWAPDWDQIQTIDSLLRKGGFKAPITSEFRKTIKLTRYRSEKVTISYAEYIASRQHCFQNGTLHAPPLYNHYS
- the AMMECR1L gene encoding AMMECR1-like protein isoform X2; protein product: MGKRRCVPPLEPKLAAGCCGVKKPKLSGSGTHSHGNQSTTVPGSSSGPLQNHQHVDSSSGRENVSDLTLGPGNSPITRMNPASGALSPLPRPNGTANTTKNLVVTAEMCCYCFDVLYCHLYGFPQPRLPRFTNDPYALKDSRFPPLTREELPKLFCSVSLLTNFEDASDYLDWEVGVHGIRIEFINEKGVKRTATYLPEVAKEQDNYTGVTSDRKDAGAGSLGTAIMACVGLSSHVSESPQDWQTDWAPDWDQIQTIDSLLRKGGFKAPITSEFRKTIKLTRYRSEKVTISYAEYIASRQHCFQNGTLHAPPLYNHYS